The Candidatus Scalindua japonica sequence CATAGTACATAAATCTCCTTCGGTGTACTTTGTGCTCGACTTTATCAACCAATTCAGGATTTGTACTGTTTTTCATACTATTCACCTTGCCGTTTTAACAGTAAAAGTCCGTAGAAAAGTGACGACGTTTCTTATTTTTTCCTCTTCTTTCAACGTATACTGCCATGGTGGACAGAAAGGGCTTTTTCCAAATGCGGCCGTACCTTTCTTTATAACTTCAATCAAATATTCATCCTGCACCTGGTCCATAAAATCTGGATCAGTAAAGTTTCCTGGTTTCGGTTTAAGGTCACTTGCGTAATAATTACCATCTCCTTTTCCGTATTTTCCGTGACATGGTGAACAGTGTTCTTGGTAAACCCTCCTGCCATTACGAATTTCAAACGACTCTTCAGGTTGGAATTTCAGTTCGTATCTTTCTGTCCTGGTGCCTTCTTCTGTATTTGCGTAAGGTTGAATAAGAGGGAAAAATAAGAAGATAAATATAGTAAAAAAACTTATGGCTGGCATTTTCTGACTTAATCTGTATTTTTCTTTCATAGTGCACTTGTTAAAGAAACAGTAATTGATATAAAGGCTATAGCTTTTTTAACACCAAACCTGGATGAATCAGGGCCAGACAGGAAAAGAATATTTATAAGGTTACTATTTACGTTTTTTTAAAGTAAAGTTTACCTCTACAGTCCTTCCGCCTTCTACTGATACATCCTGTTCCTCAGACCTCAGTTTTTCGTGCCATGTCTTTAGTTTATATGTTCCGGGTGGTACATTATCAACCTTA is a genomic window containing:
- a CDS encoding c-type cytochrome codes for the protein MKEKYRLSQKMPAISFFTIFIFLFFPLIQPYANTEEGTRTERYELKFQPEESFEIRNGRRVYQEHCSPCHGKYGKGDGNYYASDLKPKPGNFTDPDFMDQVQDEYLIEVIKKGTAAFGKSPFCPPWQYTLKEEEKIRNVVTFLRTFTVKTAR